TGGATACGATCGCGGTTTACGAGATATTTCACCACTTCCACAAGACTCGCCTGAATCAGTTGCCATAGCATTTGAAAAGATTGGCCAGACCATACGCGGCGGTGTGTGGGAGGCGATCGTTGATGATATCCAAATCCTAATCATTGGAGTCAGTGGCGGCTACAAATCCAATCTCACGGGTGTGCGACTGATGGAAGATTTTGGAGCAATGATTAAAGAGACAATAGTAGCTGTTGCGAAGATACAAGAAAAGCAAAAGTTGGAGTCGGCAGTACGTTCCCCACGCGCCCAAGCAATCACTGTGCTTGAACAGCAGGGCGACGAATTTGTGGTGGAGAACTCTACCAACCAAAACCGCTACACTGTCCGCCCAAAGCATCCAGATCCAAACTCGCGGTGTGAGTGCGCTGATTGTCATCATCGAGGAACAAAGTGCAAGCACCAGATAGCAGTAGAAAATTTTTTAGAACAACGGTTAGTTGCAGCTTAGTTATTTGTTGTGCGATGCCCATGATTGGATGTCGCACCGTCTCACCTTATAAACTATCCAAAATACACTTCCCAAAACCATGACACCTGAACAAGCAAAATTAATCTTGGAAGAAGCCTTGAAAAAAATCAACGAAGTTTTTGAGAACAAGCAAGACCTCATACACAGTTACGAAAACTTTGGCAACAGCTTGGAAACTGCAATTACTCTGATCGATGGCTGTATTGATGATCTGAGTGACGACAGCGACGAATAAATAGTTATTGAAATGCGATCGCCTGCCCCGTCAAGAACGGCGATCGCACCCGTCCACCCTTACTACAAGTGAACACCATGAAGTTTATCCCATCTTTAGGCGCTACCGTTGTTTTTTCAATTTTTTCTTTACTACCTGCTTTGGCTGAGGGCGGTTACACGCCACCAAATAACGGACATCCAGACTGCAATCCCTGCCTTGGTACTGGGACTCGCGTTGCTGCCAACCCTTCTGTTGATTGTAGTGATCACCGGGGTCGCGGTCGTCGTGAGTGCCAAAGTTAAATTTTAATAATTATCAATGGGGCAGCAATGCCCCTATCAAGCTAAAAGGTAAAAGTATGGTTCTAAACCCAAACACCTATCTTGGAAAACCTTGCACTTTAAATCATATTTTTGAAAGCACTCAAAAGTCTTTGCGCTATAAAAGTAACTCTGCGTGTTTAGAGTGCGTAAGATTAAAGCCTAAAAACAAGAAGAAGGAAACACAAGATTTTGTAGGCAATGTAGGTAATTTGTTTTATTTAGGCAAGCTTTGTCCTCGGAATCATGATCATGAAAGCACAGGACGATCACTTCGTTATAAGTCAAACTTTGATTGTGAAACTGTGCTGATTTGTTAAGGCGTAAAAGAGAAAACAGTAGGACAAGAATATTCCCCAGCAAAAATGCTCCACGTCCAGAAGGTATAGCTATACCAGAAAAGTGTTATTTAGGGTTGCTTTGCAAATATGGACACGACTATGTGAAAACTGGTTATTCGCTCAGGAATAATTCGAGAACTTGTGTTGTTTGCGTGTCCATAAAATCACGAAATAAGCAAGCAAAAGAAAGAATCAAGCAATGGAAAAAAGCTAATCCTGATTATATGCCTAAATACTTGCATAGTTATTACCGGACTAATAAACAAAAAATACTTCAAAGGTGCAAAGAGTATGAAAAAACTGCTAAAGGAAAAGCTTGCAAAGCAATCAGCCGTAATAAACGCAGGGCTAGGATGTCTGAGGCGTTAAGAGTCCCTTACAGCGCATCTGAGCTAACTGTACATTTTCAAGCTTTTGGAAATGAGTGCATTTATTGTAGTACTAAAGAAAATTTAACGGTTGATCATGTAATAGCAATTGCTAAGGGAGGGTGTGATGCTTTGAGCAATATTTTGCCATGTTGTCTTTCTTGTAATTGCTCTAAGCAGGATAAAGATTATCTGGAATGGTATTTGCAAAGCCCGCATTTTAACCTAGAACGGTTGACCAAAATAACAAGGTTTCTTAACGATAGGAGCAACGATTATGAACCTTGAGGACATCCTCCCGAAACTTATTGAATGGTTCACACCCGAAGAACACAAAGAACGCACTCTTCCTGGTGGAGGGCGTTGGTTTTTTGTTCCCCACCAAACCATTACCCAGCGCCTAAATAACGTCTGCCCTGGCGAGTGGCACACCAAAGTAAGTTCTACCAATATCGCCGGCGACTATACGGTAATGTTGGTAGAACTAACCATCTGTGGCGTAACTAGAACTGGAATTGGCGATGATAAAACTTTTCCTGAGCTTAACGAACAAGGTAAAGCCAAGACTATTGGATCGCCACCGATAAAGGCATTTAGATCCGCCTTCAAAGATGCCGCCGAACAATTTGGCATTTGTGCTTATCTGGATGACCAGAAAGCCAAGCGCAATGAGTTTGCCAAGTATATGGCGAAAAAAGGCGACCAACGCGCCAATAAATTCATCACAGAGAACGGTTGGGTAGAGCAACCCACAGCAAAGTCTGAGCCAATTGGCAGGGATTCTCTAATGAAGTCCACTAAGTTGCAACTTGATAGGTTGAAGTGGGCGGAAGTAAATGAGTCTGGATACTTGATAAAAACTTTTGGAGTGAAGTCTAGGGCAGAGCTTTCTAATAATCAACTGAGTTCGTTTTTGGGGCATCTGAAGTCTCTTGAGCTTCCGCCCAAGCTATCATCTGATCCAGTCATACAAGCCCCACCTTTGTCGCCCCCTGCCATAGATCGCACTCTACTTAATGCCGAAATTGAATCGCTTTTGAAGCGGAAAAATATTCAGATTGAACAAGCCCAAAACGCGCTGTTTGAGTTGTTCAAAGTGCGTTCAAGACAACACTTAAGCGATAAACAACTCGCGGAGTTTTTAGAATATTTGAGGTCAGCTAAAGAGGTAGTAATCAAATGAAGCTTTTAATTTTAGACCTGGATGGGACAGTTCGCCGACCCAAATCAAGGGCAAAATTCATCT
This Nostoc sp. C052 DNA region includes the following protein-coding sequences:
- a CDS encoding HNH endonuclease → MSIKSRNKQAKERIKQWKKANPDYMPKYLHSYYRTNKQKILQRCKEYEKTAKGKACKAISRNKRRARMSEALRVPYSASELTVHFQAFGNECIYCSTKENLTVDHVIAIAKGGCDALSNILPCCLSCNCSKQDKDYLEWYLQSPHFNLERLTKITRFLNDRSNDYEP
- a CDS encoding Rad52/Rad22 family DNA repair protein produces the protein MNLEDILPKLIEWFTPEEHKERTLPGGGRWFFVPHQTITQRLNNVCPGEWHTKVSSTNIAGDYTVMLVELTICGVTRTGIGDDKTFPELNEQGKAKTIGSPPIKAFRSAFKDAAEQFGICAYLDDQKAKRNEFAKYMAKKGDQRANKFITENGWVEQPTAKSEPIGRDSLMKSTKLQLDRLKWAEVNESGYLIKTFGVKSRAELSNNQLSSFLGHLKSLELPPKLSSDPVIQAPPLSPPAIDRTLLNAEIESLLKRKNIQIEQAQNALFELFKVRSRQHLSDKQLAEFLEYLRSAKEVVIK